gaattataattaattaattggtataaattataataaattatatgatatttaaaaaaaataaaatgaataagaagaaaataaaaagaaatagaagagataaaagactacaataaaataaattaagtgagagagttttattttttttacaaattttatatcacatctgtttcaataataataaataaaaatacatcaacttgatatctaagagaaaataatgagataaaatcataataCAGTTCTAAAACAAAAGCTTAAATTAAACTATAATATCATTGCACAACATaaattgaaagtaatttcacactataatataccacacaaacaggtaaatgacttaagcttaattatggaattttttttatttatgcatacatgataacaccatggtctATAAATGCTTCATGGATAATATATCATATATTGCTCTGAATGATGAGCACGGGAGTTGAAGAGTGTGTGGTGGTTTGTGTCCACGATAGTTGACTTCTTGCGACAacgcctcataggaagaaaaagaattgttgtaaaagctacctaatgaaagagtaattggtaaatgaatgatattttcttctagcatatatggtcttttatagtagtaaaataaaaatggaagaaataaaattttatatttttatatttggaatagaatttgatatttatttatgtttctaaattagtataattatgtattattcattaaatattaattataataaagatattttttataaaataatttagaatagagaaTAGGAAAgttcattttggaggaaaaacggaGTCATGAGAGATTGACACCTCACCTTTATTAATTGGGGGAAAacccaattttagtatattaagtagattaaTGATTCAAAAATGGAATCCTTAGAGAATTCTCCTAGTGTTTCAACGGAGGAAGAAGATCTGGTGCAACGCAGCACCAAAAAAGTTAAAACACGCGACGAAATGGATTTGAATCAAGGGATGATATGGAGATTCCCCATGAGAACACTGAGAATGCCGTAGTGAGGCCCAAAGCTACATACAAGGAATCTTTGCTGAAACCATCTGGTTCTATAATGGAAGATGATATGGATCTTCATGAACAAACGGATGAAGATTCTCCGAGGAGGATAGATAGTATAAAGATAGTGACGATCACTCTGACAAGGAGAAATCCTTTAATCCTTGCCCCACTATCAAAGTAACCCAAGAAGAATTCGAGGAATGGTGCAAACCGTGGTGAGCATCCCTCATCGTAAAAGTCTTGGGAAAGAGAGTCAACTTAGGCTTCATGGAGCAACGTTTAAAAAGAGACTGGGTCAAAAAAGGTACGATTAATGTTATTGATATGGACCGTGAttattttttggtttatttttcagATGAAGATGACTATTCGCATGCACTGACGGGAGGACCTTGGATTCTGGGCATTATTTAATTGTCCAACGTTGAAGGCCTTTTTTTCTGGAATCTGAGAAAGCAGTTCGCAAAATAGCAGCTTGGATACGCATACCGAATCTCCCGATCGAGTTGTACAACCATCGCTTTCTATGGAGAGTGGGATCGACCATTGGTACGATGTTGAAAATAGATAGAGCTACGTCTATGTATTCGAGAGGAAGGTTTGCCAGAATATGTGTTAAGATTGACCTCACTAAAAAGCTAGTCCCCAAAATTTCTGTTCTTGGGAGTATTCTCAATATTGAGTATGAAGGTCTACATCTTATTTGCTTCAAGTGCGGTCTTTATGGTCACCGTTCAGAACAATGTAGTGAACCGACAGAGGATATGGAGGAAGGATGTGGCGTTTCGGGGTCCGGGGGAGACGGGAGCAGATCCTATGAACAGAATATCATTGCATTGATTGAGGACCAAAATGAAAATAGCATAAAATTTGGTGAACAAAATCAAAGGAGATATGATCAAAGCCCCCAAATTTTGGGCCCTGGATGATGGTAAGGAAACAATTTAGAAGGAAATCGAAGAGATTTGCGACTAACCAAAAGAGTAATTATTATGGCAAGGAATCCTTAAATAATATGGAAGGAGAATATAATAGCACTATCCAGGGAGAAGAATCAGGGTCCAGATTCAATGTTCTATTGGAGGAAGGTTTGGATAATATGCAAGGATTGCATGGCAATAACAAATCTAAAGGAAATGACCAACCAAGCATTATAAAAAAAAGGGCCCATCAGCAAgctaaacaaaaagaaaatgggCCATTCATAAAAGCCCATGGCAAGATCTTAAGACAAGGAGCTGGGAAGGTGAATAAAAAAGGCACACTTATAAAAGATAGGCCCACTAAAGTTGAAAAAGGAACTAATGTTTCTTTTAAGAAGACCGAACAAGAACATGCCACTTCGGAGCCCCAATTGGCAATTTCAAAACATGGAATTTCCTCCTCTAGGGATCCTAATGTTGTTGCCATGGAACTTGAAATGCTTGAAGATATGAGAAGAATCCAAAAGGAGCAGTGGAAGATCTACGAAGAATCCAAAACACATGAAAAGTTCATGGAATCACATGTTGTGACAAACAGTTTCATCACCCAAGTCCCTGGCCAGATTGCAAAAGAGAGAGGTCCATCTCCCGATAGCAGGAACCCAAAAAATCCAAAGGAAAAGCCACCTGATCAACTCATGGAGGATGTGGTGATACACTCATCAAGTAATGGGCACAGGGTATTTGCCCAGGTTCAATAATGGGTTAGTTACCCTCTGTCTCTCCTTGTCTAGTTATCCATGAACTTCATCAAAGATATCAACAAAGAGTTTAATGCTAGTTTCTGCATTTTATTAGAAACTCATATCAGTGGGCAACGAGGTGAAGCGGTTTGGAAAAAAATGGGTTTCGATGGTCATTTTATTAAGGAAGCAAGAGGTCAATCTGGTGGTATTTGGTGTCTATGGGATAGCAGCAAATGGAAGGTTGATATTCTTGCTCACAATTCTCAGATGGTGCATATGAAAGTCAAGTCTGGGTCCTCGCCATACTATTTTTTAACAGCGATTTATGGCAGTCCCCAGAGAATTAATCGGAACTACCTATGGGATGATATTAGATCGATACACAATGAGATTAACTTGCCGTGGTGCCTTATTGGAGACTTTAATGCCCTGTTACATGATCATGAGCGTCACGATGGGTCCAATAGCAACAGCAGAGGAGCATGCCCTGATTTTCAAGCCTGCGTATCTGATTGTGGCCTTCTTGATTTGGGGTACTCGGGATGGCCGTTTACTTGGAAGCGTGGAAACTTGGTTGAGAGTCTCGACCGTGGCTTGAGCAACCTTGATTGGTAGATCATCTTCCCTACTGCTCACATCAAACACTTGCCTGGCCTCAAATCGGACCACTCCCCCTTATGTCTCCACTTAGCAAATGATCGACAAGAGACCAAACAAAGACTCCCTTTTAGGTTTCAAGCAGCTTGGCTATCACATCCGGATTTCACCCATATGGTTAATAGTAATTGGAAGATAGAAGATTCTTGGAATAACGGTCTGAATGCTTTTAGGACAAGCCTAAAAAAATGGAATACTGATGTGTTTGAAAATATTCTTAAAAGAAAGAGTAAGATTTTGCGCAGGCTACAAGGAATTTcaaataaattacaaatcaacAATTCCTCATATCTCCATAAGCTTCAGGCTAACCTTTGGAGAGAGTATGAAGAGATTCTGGCTCAAGAAGAAATTCTGTGGTTTCAGAAGTCAAGAGTCAAGTGGATTTAGTGCGGGGATCACAACACGAAATACTTTCATGGATCCACCATGGCAAGGAGAAGGAAGAACAGAATAGAGTCCCTCCAAGATCATGATGGTAACTGGGTATCT
The DNA window shown above is from Arachis ipaensis cultivar K30076 chromosome B08, Araip1.1, whole genome shotgun sequence and carries:
- the LOC107613288 gene encoding uncharacterized protein LOC107613288; protein product: METHISGQRGEAVWKKMGFDGHFIKEARGQSGGIWCLWDSSKWKVDILAHNSQMVHMKVKSGSSPYYFLTAIYGSPQRINRNYLWDDIRSIHNEINLPWCLIGDFNALLHDHERHDGSNSNSRGACPDFQACVSDCGLLDLGYSGWPFTWKRGNLVESLDRGLSNLDW